The following are from one region of the Paenibacillus sabinae T27 genome:
- a CDS encoding ABC transporter permease: MSWYFRAIGFRKIFEFLLLVAFVVFFVGPLLNLAVLAFSSKWNYPDLLPRQWSLQWWHFVLQEDDIAKSIGLSFLIAALVTALSIVICIPAAYAFARIRFPLSRFFLFSFLLTHAFPKMGLYVSIAVLFYKLGLMNTLLGVVLVHMINVLMFMTWIPTAAFRNVHTAQEESARDVGATPFRVFCSITLPMAMPGILVASIFTFLNSLDEAQGTFLVGIPDFKTMPIVMYSIIADFPSSAGAVFSIILTAPTIILLLAAQRLVSADIMASGFQVK, from the coding sequence ATGAGTTGGTATTTCAGAGCAATCGGTTTTCGAAAAATATTCGAGTTCCTGCTGCTTGTCGCTTTTGTCGTGTTCTTTGTCGGCCCGCTCTTGAATCTCGCCGTTCTTGCCTTCAGCAGCAAGTGGAATTATCCCGACCTGCTGCCGCGGCAGTGGTCTTTACAGTGGTGGCATTTCGTACTTCAGGAGGATGATATCGCCAAATCCATCGGGCTTTCGTTTCTGATCGCCGCGTTAGTCACGGCATTGTCCATCGTCATTTGCATCCCGGCCGCCTATGCTTTTGCAAGGATTCGATTTCCGCTGAGCCGTTTCTTTCTGTTCTCTTTTCTGCTTACGCACGCTTTTCCAAAAATGGGGCTGTATGTCTCGATTGCCGTCCTCTTTTATAAACTGGGGCTGATGAATACGCTGCTCGGCGTGGTCCTCGTTCATATGATTAATGTTCTGATGTTTATGACCTGGATTCCGACGGCAGCCTTCCGCAACGTTCACACGGCTCAGGAAGAATCGGCGAGAGATGTGGGCGCCACGCCGTTCCGCGTATTCTGCAGCATTACGCTGCCGATGGCGATGCCGGGTATTCTGGTCGCTTCCATCTTCACCTTTCTGAACTCTTTGGACGAGGCACAAGGCACTTTCCTGGTCGGAATTCCCGATTTCAAGACGATGCCGATCGTTATGTACTCGATCATCGCTGATTTTCCGAGCAGCGCCGGCGCCGTATTCTCAATCATTCTTACCGCTCCGACCATTATTCTGCTGTTAGCCGCCCAGCGTTTGGTCAGCGCGGATATTATGGCCAGCGGTTTCCAAGTTAAGTAA